ATCAATAAGATCGATTAATTTTAGACTCTGTCACTGCGATTATACAACTTAAATACATGAAAAACGACTGGCAGTCTAATTTTGAGACTTCAATTCGCAAGTTACTCACATTAAGGATCgaaacatagtggagcggccAAGGTAGCGGAGATAATAGCTGAGAGTATTTTAAAGTAATGCATGTATCAAAATGTCCCTGCTTCCTTTTACATTTTACCCACCCCACCGTCTCCTCTCCACTAGGTTttgatacatttttttcttaCTATGCAATAGTTTTCTACACTTTCAGCTACCTTCTCATCTACCCTCTTCTTCTCTACCTTCTTTGCTTTATAATGTTTCGACCCTTACAACAAGATCATCGCCATCTTGAGGTAGTGGTTCAGACTATAGGGTGAAGATTAGAACGTGATGATTTTCGGTGAGgtgtatttttatgtttttgtttgtTAAATTCTGATTGATGATTACTCTTTTGTAGCCTTTCTTACGAAAAATGTAAGccttttatgaaaaatataattattcttattcaaatcaaatttattcaccaattaacattagtgttacaagaaaataaataaataatacattacatacacatttttcaaagttcaaCATCATGTACATTATTTTGTAAGGAGTTTAAAGTTTCTGTGTTGTTGTGAGTTAATATTTTGTAAACTTTGTTTTGCAGCATTTGAAGTCAGAAGGCGCAATTGATTCAAACTCAGTAACTAAGCCAGAAGAAGCCACAGAACAAGACCTTCTAGTTGTACATTCCAAGCAATACTTGAAGAATCTCAAGGTGTGTAATTATTTCATCATCTATCTTCACTTATCATACAAATTCGCCAAAATGTAGGAGACCTATGCTTTATCAAACATAACATTTCAACAGAATGACGTATTGAATGTGATATATGAATGATGGAAAAATTTTATTGATACATAAATGTTCACATAACTAACCGGTTcccatgaaaatatatatatatatttcaaaatgtgttcactgtaataaaaatgtaaatgaaacTTGACAGAAACTAGTCTTGCAAGAATAAAGTACAAAAAGGGTACGGTACCTTGATTTTATTGTCATCATCAAATAGAAGTGTTAGCCCTGtataacaaatttaataatgtgttaattttgtatttttcagtGGAGTTGGACCGTTGCGAAAATAGCTGAAATTCCACCCCTGGCTCTGCTCCCGAACTATTTGGTACAGCGACTGTATCTTAGGCCAATGAGGTACGTTTTATTGAATCCAGTTTCTAATCCATAAATGAATCTTCACCAATTCAAAGCTCGAATGCAACATCCAATCcagctcaattttttatttgtaggtTAGCTCATTTTTCCTTTCTGTCTCCTTCTCTCAAACACATATATTATAGACTATGATacataatattacatttttatataaacaTGTATATACATATACTCACATTTCTTTATAGGGCTAATAAAATCACTGAAACACACGAAACGTTATCAAGTTCTCTCTTTATGTTATCAAAACACatctagtttcaactcttcaagagccattttcaagtgtaaatcaAGTGTAAGTGTGATTTACACTTAAAAATGACTCCTGAAGAGTTGTGGTTTGGTAAAATAAAGCGGTACAGTACTTGATAACTTCTATTGTGTTTTACAATACATATGCTACACCATTATAGCCAGTTACACACGCATCGATGTCTCGATGTTTGATTTCTTGTCGTCCTTATTaaatctattagattaaacggaattTGGCACATCATCTGTTTCCTAAATTATGtctaatctaatagaatttataaggacagcaaaaaatcgtacgttcaaaagttgatgtgtgtgtaactagacttTCTTTCTCTCGCTTCTTCTTAGCCTTTTCCCACTTAGGTGGGGTCGGCGTTTTGGGTCAGTCGCTTCCAGGAGTCTCGGTCATGGGCTTCTTTTGGTGTTTGTCCCTTCTCTACAAGATCTTTGGCGAtacaattttctcatttcttcctAGGTCTTCTCCTCTTCCTAGTGTCTTCgacatctaaaggtgcgtacagatttacgcgccgcgaacatgagcaattcacttttaatcagctgatgccaagctttttatatctgtatcttaccgtttctgtaaaaatacagttatagtcagctgattaaaagtgaattgctcatgttcatggcgcgtatatctgtacgcacctaaagAGATCAATCTTTTTTCCATATAATCGTACTCCCTTCTCTCCACATGTCTGTTCCACTGTCACTAGACTTTCTATAGAaaattttattctcattcatttctgaTCCATTCAATATGTTGTCTAATATCAtaagattgatcaattttttttaatttacgCAAATAAATGACGGATTATTTGTAGGTTTCAGACCGGCGGTAGTATTCTGGCGGGAAGGTTGGCAATGAAGCGTGGCTGGGCGATCAACATAGGAGGGGGCTTCCACCATGCCAACGCCCACCGGGGAGGGGGATTCTGTGTCTACGCCGACATCACTCTGCTCATTCAGTTCTTGTTCAACGACCGAAACTCCAACGTCAAAAGTGCCATGATTGTCGACCTCGATGCTCATCAGGTAAAACAGTAACTTTTTGGGAGGGAAATACAATAGAACAATAGTAATCAAAGTAAGTAAAATAGAACAAAGTAAGTAAAATAGTAATCAGTAAGATAgtgatgggaatgaaatagtaaggGCTGTAAGCCTGTTTTTCCATTCCCAATCATTCTGATTATgtgttttattgataaataaataaactatttaaaaGAACATCTTTACTATTTACAAATCAAATCATTAGACACATTTTTGTAGttctctatattattatatcaatatagtactttacgtaacaagtccggtaacgataatttaccgcataagtatgattgtttctgcccgaaacgtagttgaggacagaattatcatacgaatgcggtaaatacgttaccgtacaagttacgtacaatatttttttttcatatttatccgagaaagaataatattgctgagaaacagaaaccattacctgctgctgctcgagctactgcattctataaacatgaccttgcccgtagcgcctagttcataacagacagactcttcgagctcaaataaaataataaaggcctaagttataagatttcagatgagttcttataacttgaaactatAGCCTACTATACAATAGTATAATGGTGATCATGGATACGAAAAGTAAGTTGCAAACTTAGAGAtcgaaattaataaaaaattgcaaGGCTCAAACAGAGACAAAGTTACAGGGGAAAATTAGAGAGAAAGTGCAtggttcaaattataatttaataatgataacagattaataattttaataacagATTACGGGCTAACGAATAATTCTTGGATAGTAGCTTTCCTctttgaggttgagtggtagagaagACTTGAAAGtcctccgcctaataaagaatttttcattccatttctcatcgaatttccttctAGCTGTTGTAAATATTTGCAGTGGCAAAATTTTTCGTGGTGGTTTATAGCATTAAACTTTGGTTTTttgctttataattttatagtttaataataatagcctattTATAAAAACCAATTTATTTGTCACATGCAACATTGTCATTCGCAAACAAATGTTTAGTTAGTTAGGATTAAAATTTTTAATCCATTAATTATGGTCATCAATCAGtcacaaaacaaaacaacagTTTTATTCATTTGTCATATACACATTAATcaatcacaataaatctgtagttAGAATAACATGGTGATAGTAccaaaataaaatagtaatcAGTAGGATGGtaatgggaatgaaatagtaagggctataagcctgtttttttcattcccaatcattctTATTATgtgttttattgataaataaactaTTCAGTTAAAAAGAACATCTTTACTATTTACAAATCAAATCATTAGACACATTTTTGTAGttctctatattattatatcaataacttATTAACTTGAAGTTTTGTGGGAAAGAATTTCTCAGTAACTTGTTTTTCATAGATTTTTCCTTGAAACTTCTTGAATATTCTAAGAATCATTGAAACtcaaagataaatagatatatagtaatatagaaaataaattcattcatttgaggATATAATGATACTAGCTGAGGGACTTTCAAGTCACTTCGGAATTATTCCCAACAAGCAATGCTGGTTTTGTGACGGTACGGTACCAAGTACCTACCTCTTgggataaataataaaatatttttcatcttcaggcagagaaaacttatacgattaatatttttttttaatctatgCTTCATGAGCCATTATGTGATTGAATCGATGTAGAATAGCTTTTAAACACCCTTTTTGactttaaagaaaaaatatcttaccatacaatcaaattacaaattaataagacCCCCTTCTGAATACCCTTAGACCCCCGGAACACTGCGTACCGAAACtaattttgttataaaaaaACACTGCGGAAACAGGCTTTACATCAATTTGTCttattctataaaataatatataacacTTTTCAATGGATCGCCTTCAATAGTTTCATATTTTTTCGAGTTCACGGTACAGTATAAAGTTTGAGTTTTGACAATATATCTATAACCTGTTTTGTAATCAGGAGTTACAGATTTtcattccaaaaaaattaaagcTATTCATATTCTGTGTTTATCAAActtatatttcattttgttgattgaagggAAACGGATATCAAAGAGACTTCATTAATAACCAGAAAGTTTACATAATGGACGTTTACAATAAACGGATTTATCCACGTGATACAGATGCAAAGAAATCGATCAACTGTAAAGTCGAATTGGAGCCGTTCACCAGTGATGAGACTTACCTTGATCTTGTTGAAAAGTGAGTTCTTTTTATATAAGCTAATACTATTTGATTGTTCATCGATAAACAAGTATTTTGCTAGAATTCCTTGAATTCAATTCAGAGAATCACTAGTATTTCTATTTCATATCATAcccttaataatataataactagtAATTCtctgtaattattatttcttcatatttgtttcataaattttattttggaaTAATTATAGACTACTCATTAGAAAACCACTACAGAAGAAAGGTATCATAGTCAATCGTACGAAAATAGcctgatggaaattggaaccCAAGAGTCCCTCATCACCCCCTACCTCGCAACCATAGACGTTGCCCAATTCGTCAgaagtattat
The window above is part of the Nilaparvata lugens isolate BPH chromosome 12, ASM1435652v1, whole genome shotgun sequence genome. Proteins encoded here:
- the LOC111043560 gene encoding histone deacetylase 11 isoform X1, with product MDKLGRAKKLGKVEDKVQSVASTNLWFEIEPQQCPIVYRKEYNVHFGGFEKLHPFDASKWGNIFEHLKSEGAIDSNSVTKPEEATEQDLLVVHSKQYLKNLKWSWTVAKIAEIPPLALLPNYLVQRLYLRPMRFQTGGSILAGRLAMKRGWAINIGGGFHHANAHRGGGFCVYADITLLIQFLFNDRNSNVKSAMIVDLDAHQGNGYQRDFINNQKVYIMDVYNKRIYPRDTDAKKSINCKVELEPFTSDETYLDLVEKNLDDSLDTFQPDILVYNAGTDILEGDRLGCLSVSPKGILRRDLLVFQKASERGIPIVMLTSGGYLKVTAKIIANSILNLHKAGLITLPFESDCIMDLAEVLRNR